In Rubrivirga marina, the following are encoded in one genomic region:
- a CDS encoding reprolysin-like metallopeptidase: protein MRLFALLLVGAVVLAAGPAQAQSLWTDVAPASLGPSDAPTLPQSFRTVHLDRDAMADRLASSPVATAPADVQRGVAIPIPLPEGGTVEVRVAESSIMAPALQTRYPEIRTYLAQGPGGVHGRLSLTPKGFAGMLFTTGGAVYVDPYLRDGSSTYMVYRAQDLVVDPRLRGRVEDAVEQSGAHASVDSESATHGDVLRTYRLAVAATGEYTQFHGGTVPDAMAAIVTSMNRVAGVYERDIAVTFSLVPNTDDVVFTNGTTDPYSNNNGSAMLSQNQVTLDAVIGTANYDIGHVFSTGGGGVAYLGSVCDVSIKAGGVTGGSAPVGDAFDIDYVAHEMGHQFGANHTQNNACNRASSAAYEPGSASTIMGYAGICPPNLQSNSDPYFHVISLDEMTSFITAGGGSTCGTATPTGNAIPTVSATGGFTIPAGTPFTLTGSATDDTPGSLTYTWEEFDLGPAGPPGNGTAPFFRSFNPTPEPTRTFPRFDRYVAGLPTVVGEDLPTTTRSLTFRLTARDNAPGAGAIDDATITINTDASGGPFAVTFASTPGLSYSSGLNTVTWDVAGTDGGAINTPTVDILLSTDGGDSFAPIALGTANDGSEVVTFPAVETTEARVLVRAVGNIFFNVNPEPFTITDLDPPAIAVSPTSINETLAPGGTTTEPVTISNTASAGSQDLTWSVSVVTDLALLSGEPAPARDLPKGSAAADGTGPHSLATGGPDAYGYVWIDSDEPGGPAVDFQDISGTGTAVTFTPAGTFGANDEGYADVVLPFTFPFYGVDKSTIRVYTNGFATFSSAAGNSYNNPTGFPGASGPTNVDDVIAPFWDDLDLTAAGAVYTGTLGDGRFVVQWDGAPRYDEAGSSVTFQILLSEDGTIEFQYETMTGTLNSNAAGIENADASVGLTVAANEAYVASDKAVRFTVPVVWITASPTSGSVAPGASGGFDVDIDASELEEGTYTASLVITSNDPVTPSVTIPVALTVGEDDGSISIVVEGARGMRYLGAPAVGVTVDDLAAQNLVR, encoded by the coding sequence ACGCCATGGCCGACCGGCTCGCGTCGAGCCCCGTCGCCACGGCCCCGGCCGACGTGCAGCGCGGCGTCGCGATCCCGATCCCGCTCCCCGAGGGCGGCACGGTCGAGGTCCGCGTGGCCGAGTCCTCGATCATGGCCCCGGCGCTCCAGACCCGCTACCCCGAGATCCGGACGTACCTCGCGCAGGGCCCGGGCGGCGTCCATGGCCGGCTGAGCCTGACGCCCAAGGGCTTCGCTGGGATGCTGTTCACCACCGGCGGCGCCGTCTACGTCGACCCGTACCTCCGCGACGGCAGCAGCACCTACATGGTATACCGCGCCCAGGACCTCGTCGTTGACCCGCGGCTGCGCGGTCGCGTCGAGGACGCGGTCGAGCAGAGCGGGGCGCACGCCTCGGTGGACTCCGAGAGCGCCACTCACGGCGACGTTCTCCGGACGTACCGGCTGGCCGTCGCGGCCACCGGCGAGTACACCCAGTTCCACGGCGGGACCGTCCCCGACGCCATGGCCGCCATCGTGACGTCGATGAACCGCGTGGCCGGCGTCTACGAGCGCGACATCGCCGTGACGTTCTCGCTCGTGCCGAACACCGACGACGTCGTCTTCACCAACGGGACCACCGACCCGTACTCGAACAACAACGGGAGCGCGATGCTCTCGCAGAACCAGGTGACGCTCGACGCCGTCATCGGCACGGCCAACTACGACATCGGCCACGTGTTCTCGACGGGAGGCGGCGGCGTGGCCTACCTCGGCTCCGTGTGCGACGTCTCGATCAAGGCCGGCGGTGTGACGGGCGGCAGCGCCCCCGTCGGCGACGCGTTCGACATCGACTACGTGGCGCACGAGATGGGCCACCAGTTCGGCGCCAACCACACGCAGAACAACGCCTGCAACCGGGCCAGCTCGGCGGCCTACGAGCCCGGCTCGGCCTCGACCATCATGGGGTACGCCGGCATCTGCCCGCCGAACCTCCAGAGCAACAGCGACCCGTACTTCCACGTGATCTCGCTCGACGAGATGACGTCGTTCATCACGGCGGGCGGGGGATCCACGTGCGGCACGGCGACGCCGACCGGCAACGCGATCCCGACCGTCTCAGCCACGGGCGGCTTCACGATCCCGGCCGGCACACCCTTCACGCTCACGGGCAGCGCGACCGACGACACGCCGGGCTCGCTGACCTACACGTGGGAGGAGTTCGACCTCGGCCCGGCCGGCCCGCCCGGCAACGGCACGGCGCCGTTCTTCCGCTCGTTCAACCCGACGCCGGAGCCCACGAGGACCTTCCCGCGGTTCGACCGCTACGTCGCCGGCCTCCCGACCGTCGTCGGGGAGGACCTCCCGACCACGACCCGGTCGCTCACGTTCCGCCTCACGGCGCGGGACAACGCGCCCGGGGCCGGCGCCATCGACGACGCCACCATCACGATCAACACGGACGCTTCGGGCGGCCCGTTCGCCGTCACGTTCGCCTCGACGCCGGGCCTGTCCTACAGCTCGGGCCTGAACACCGTGACCTGGGACGTGGCCGGCACCGACGGCGGCGCGATCAACACGCCGACCGTCGACATCCTCCTCTCGACCGACGGCGGCGACTCGTTCGCCCCGATCGCCTTGGGCACGGCCAACGACGGATCCGAGGTCGTGACCTTCCCGGCCGTCGAGACCACCGAGGCGCGGGTCCTCGTCCGGGCCGTCGGGAACATCTTCTTCAACGTGAACCCCGAACCGTTCACGATTACCGACCTCGACCCGCCGGCCATCGCCGTCAGCCCGACCTCGATCAATGAGACGCTGGCGCCGGGCGGCACGACGACGGAGCCCGTAACGATCTCGAACACGGCCTCGGCGGGCTCCCAGGACCTCACGTGGTCCGTCAGCGTGGTGACCGACCTCGCGCTCCTCTCGGGCGAGCCGGCCCCGGCGCGCGACCTCCCGAAGGGCTCGGCGGCCGCCGACGGGACCGGGCCCCACTCGCTGGCCACGGGCGGCCCTGACGCCTACGGGTACGTCTGGATCGACTCCGACGAGCCGGGCGGCCCGGCCGTCGACTTCCAGGACATCTCGGGCACCGGCACGGCCGTGACGTTCACGCCCGCCGGGACGTTCGGCGCGAACGACGAGGGGTACGCCGACGTGGTCCTCCCGTTCACGTTCCCGTTCTACGGCGTCGACAAGTCGACCATCCGGGTCTACACCAACGGGTTCGCCACATTCTCGTCGGCCGCCGGCAACTCGTACAACAACCCCACCGGGTTCCCGGGCGCGAGCGGGCCGACGAACGTCGACGACGTGATCGCCCCGTTCTGGGACGACCTTGACCTCACCGCAGCCGGGGCCGTGTACACGGGGACGCTCGGCGACGGCCGGTTCGTCGTCCAGTGGGACGGCGCTCCGAGGTATGACGAGGCCGGCTCGTCGGTGACGTTCCAGATCCTCCTCTCGGAGGACGGGACGATCGAGTTCCAGTACGAGACGATGACCGGGACGCTGAACAGCAACGCCGCGGGCATCGAGAACGCCGACGCCTCGGTTGGCCTGACGGTCGCGGCCAACGAGGCGTACGTCGCCTCGGACAAGGCCGTCCGGTTCACTGTGCCGGTCGTCTGGATCACCGCCTCGCCGACGAGCGGGTCCGTCGCGCCCGGCGCCAGCGGCGGGTTCGATGTCGACATCGACGCCTCCGAGCTTGAGGAGGGGACGTACACGGCCTCGCTCGTGATCACGTCGAACGACCCGGTGACACCGTCGGTCACCATCCCCGTCGCGCTCACGGTGGGTGAGGACGACGGGTCGATCTCGATCGTGGTCGAGGGCGCCCGCGGGATGCGGTACCTCGGGGCCCCCGCCGTCGGCGTGACCGTCGACGACCTCGCCGCCCAGAACCTCGTCCGC